The Pempheris klunzingeri isolate RE-2024b chromosome 15, fPemKlu1.hap1, whole genome shotgun sequence genome contains the following window.
tgtctctgaaCATTGTAATAATCAGTCTCTGCAGCCCATAATATAACAAGATCGGTGGGAGCGAAGGAGGAAGTTCTGTTCTTTCAGGCCTAAACGTCgatgatgatttcatttcagttgGCTGTACTGACAGGACTGTTTCTTTGAACACCTCCGTGTTGGTACTGGTACTGTAGACAGACACGTGCACATGTCTGCCATCTTTACTCCGctgacgtcaccagaagaagtCACCTGCGGCTCCTAATTATGTGCACGTGCGCAGCTGACCGTAATTAGTCGGAATGAGGTTCAGGTGTGAGGTCGGtcctcctctgcccccccctccaAGAGCCTATGATGGCTGTACACACTACACAtggggggctttttttttttttttttatccttcaGTGCTAATAGCCCCTGTCCCAGCCACATGCCCCCGCTCCAAGGTGAACATCTGCAGACGGTCCAGGACTGGGCCCGCGCCCGCCTGTCAATAAAATAAGGCACAAAATGGCATTTTCGTTTCGGGGTGATCTTCATTAGCGCGCGGCGTAATGACggtggttgccatggaaataTGAAGGGGACATGAGCCCGTCAGGTCGTCATTGTGGCTCCTGCGTCACAGCGGACGTGTCGCCGGCACCATGTCGGAGGGAGAAGGGCGACAGACGGAGGCCGAGTTCACTCAGCTACATGGAGACATGTTTGGAGACACAGTAGGTGTTCTCACTGCCAGCCCACAGGAGCGtggggaagtgtgtgtgaactcACGCAACTTAAAATAAACCTTCTAATGAAAACTTTTATCCTTCTTGCTCTCGTGGGAAAACGAACAGGTGTCTCACCAGTCTAACAACATAGTTTTCcgacattttgaaaatacagacccttgttgtgcttttatttcatgACACGAGAGTTAATGGCCGTAAAAGTCATGTAAGCTGTCGTGACACTGGTGCTCCCGGCAGGGTTCCTCCGGGCCTGAAGACATTTTCGAGGACGACTGctactctccctcctcctcctcctccccctcaccctcctcctccgtccCCACCTCGGCCTCACCCCAGGAGAAGATCCTGTGCTCCTCCTGCGGCCTGGAGATAGTGGACCGGTACCTCCTCAAGGTAATCCCTCCAGGAGCTCTTTAAACCAAAGTGATGCAGATGAATGCTGGTGAACAATTGATGATAAATTAagttttcaaattaatttttaataaatttgaATTTCAGTTATGTCTTTAAATGATTAAGTTAAAGTCTCTAATTGAGAGATGTGGAGATCCTGAATTTCACTCTGCACATTAATGCTCCAGAGCCCAAAACCTGCAGGCAAATAAGTTTTGCTTATTGCTGGATAGAacttaatttcctttttttttttttatttgtaaatgtgtttttatctctgGCTGCAAATCCAGTAACATTTGGGACAAACATAAccacctgtgtctgtgtcggcTCTAGTGGGAGTGTGTGCTGTGGGATAATCTTAACTTCAAACTACTAAGTCATTtcagtcaaataaatgcagtgtcAAGACTTTGAGCAACCTCTGCTGCCTTCATTTAAGAAATTAGATTTGTTATTAAAGATGCGTAAGATGATACTTATCGGTCGTGTTGAGTTAAAATGTCgtctttttcctcccctcagGTGAACAACATGTGCTGGCACGTGCGCTGCCTCTCGTGCAGTGTGTGTATGACCTCTCTGGGGCGACACGTGAGCTGCTACATCAAGGATAAACAGGTGTTCTGTAAACTGGACTACTTCAGGTACATCACAACTAAAGCAACTTTATCTTCAGAgaccccttttttctttttttttttttttttttttatacataaaatcaaCCGTTTGGATTATAGAATGAAAGGAAGATGCAGGGTTTCTTGTTGCGCatcaatttttatttatgttgctTCTTTTAAACGTCTGATCGTGTGCTCGAGGAGAATAATGGTGAACAATTTTTATGTGGTTCAAGCATTTCATATGCTTTGTGTTtgaaaaagggggggggggaagtgAAATTTCTTGGCATGAGAAACTCAAatcacaaaaaggaaaatgtactacacgtgttttgtgttttaagctGAACATGAGGTCTACGTCCTGCTTGCATGTGTGCTTCCAGTCTGAGGTGCACGATCACTGCGCGGCAGGTTTCAAACGTCATTTAATGTACAATGAACCTGTCCCATtcaaagaagaaggaaaaaaagtcagGGCCTGGGAATTCAATGACAGCACGCCATGTCAGAAGAGGAAAATATCATTGTCAGCATGATCAGTCTCActcaccctaaccctaaatgCATGGGAAAGTGAGGGTTGAACAGCTTTTGGGGTGATGTAGAAAAGCCCGTCTGAGTAGGGGATAATTCTAATGCAACATAGCATACAATGACGCATGTAGGCATGAAGAAGAGCGGGTTTGAACGGATAACACACCAGCACGGACTGGAGGTCAGTAATCGGCGGCAAAATGAAGTGACCCGTCGAGTGTGACTTGGTCAGAGCATCTCTTAATAGGCCCAATCCCAAACTCCTCTGTGAGGCATTGGCCCCAAACCTTCACAGCCAACTGGGAAAGACTGCAAGGGCTGGAAATACTATAAATGGTAATGGGCAACTTAAGCCTATACTTATAGACACAGCCGTGGGActaagacagaaaacacaaagtcttGTAAAACTTAAAATGGTTATACGTTTTAACAGCTTTCTTGTTTGTACAATTGGATATAGAATAAATGTTTGATATGGAGAGTAAACTCTGACATGATTGGATTTTGCTTAATAATTTTGTTTATCATCATTAACGTCGCACCATTATGAATGCAAAGGATCTGGCCCATCACTTAACTATTACCGATGAATCACCTCCGCTTAAACGTATGTGACTATTCCGGCTCTGCTCCTGTTTTCCACCCGTCTTCAGGAGGTACGGGACCCGCTGCGCTCGCTGTGGCCGTAACATCCATTCTAGCGACTGGGTGCGTCGGGCCCGAGGCAGCACCTTCCACCTGGCCTGTTTCTCCTGCACCTCCTGTAAGCGCCAGCTGTCCACGGGGGAGGAATGTGGCCTGCTGGAGAACAGGGTCTTCTGCCGGCCACATTATGACATCATGATGGAGAATATGAAACGTGCAAAGGAAAACGGTGAGTAGATTGAACATGGATGGAATTTCTACATGGTAGaaaatcagtcattttgaaaataataacatGAAGTCTCAGCATTCTTGGGCGTTTCTGGTGTAGAAATAAAGGATCAGGTCACCCAATTCATTTAGAGAACCACTTTCCTGTTTAAACGGAGTAATCTTCATCTACACAGgaggtttgttttgttgctttgtaATGGAAGTCTGGTCCAGTTGAAGACTGCAGTGGTGAGCCATGCTCAGTACAAGAGGTCATGGAGTTGGTACTAAAGAATAAGTCAGCTGAAATGCATTGTTTAATGTACTATGAAGATAAAACAGGTTTTATCTGATTTTATAGATATTTGCCTGGTTTCTGCTGCCACTTCACTACTGGGGGGGTGCAGCCAGTCTTTTCAGAAACTATGCCCCAATTAATCAGAATAATTCAGGCCTGTTATTAGCCCTCTGTACGATACTGGCAGTTTGGATTTCTGCTAAACACCAAATACTTACAGCACGTACCAAGGTACGAGTCATTTAACTGAAGTGGATTAGCAGTGCTGCCTTTGAATAAACTAATCAGGATAATAAAGACATGCACACCTACTACTTCAATCAGTGGGTgtgacaaaatatttgtttgtgaaaTGAATTAGAATTATACACAAGTGTTAGCCTGCCCATGCAAGTAGCAGCTGTACTAATGCAACTACAGTACATGTCGAGTTAATGGTGGCGACAGAAATGAACTGTAGTCAGCCCGTGTTCTCTGAATGGCAGCAGTCCCGTTCAGTAGTGAGAAGTCTCCCTTAAAAAGGCCAGTACACATGTATTGGACAACAATACAACCTGATCttatgcaaaacaaaaagtgcCTGTAGGTATGCATCATTAATGCCAGTAAAGTTGTCACTTGGAGGATGCCTGGAGAGGATGCCACAAGgcctttatttcaaaatgtcaaatcattGTAACTAGCCGTGTGTCTGCTCTTTTAAAGAGCAACCAAAAGTAGAGGAAGAGGTGGCAGACAAAGACGACTCAAGTACCATGACCAGACCTGCGAAGAGGGCCAGGACCAGCTTCACCGTTGACCAGTTACAGGTACTGTTACCCACCCTGAGTGTTGGCATGtctgttttactgctgctgtgatcACTGGGCCCATCTTTGACTGTAATCAGCGTGATTGGCTTCCTCAGAAGTGCGACGTTGGAGAGTTGGAATTAAACAACGGGATAAGACGTCCTGTTGACATTTCTAATGGCAAATGAAAACTCTTCCCTGAGTAAAATCTCAGCACAACTAAAAGGTTACTGTGATTTCTTCTTAATGctaatgtctgtctgctgaatgtgtgaaCAGGCAGTGGTGGCCTTAGCGTGATCAAAGCTGCTGTCTGGTTGCTTGTCTTGGTGTTTTCTGCCCTCTAGTGGCAGTGGTGGTTAATACACTGGTTTGAACACACACTTGCAATCGGTTATAATTTCAAACTCCACTACAATTTCAACCATATAAACATCCCCCCCCCTCTGTCATCTCTACATGTGTAGGTAATGCAGACTCAGTTTGCTAAAGATAACAACCCAGATGCACAGACTCTACAGAAACTGGCAGAGAGGACTGGTCTCAGCCGCAGGGTCATTCAGGTAAAGCAACTGGGTTGGGTTAAATTCTCACAATACGAAAGTAAAGTTTggctcatcttttttttcagagCACTAAAGCTCAGCCAACTGAGCTGTGCCTTTGGATCCTTTCAGAGGAGTAAACGCTTCACTGTCCTGAGTCTGTAATCTATAGCTTTAGAATAACATTCCcctcatgttgttttgttggtAGAGTATTTTGGCAATGCTACGTGCACAATAACGCTTagttttacatttgtgtgtctgacaaAGGGAAGTGGAGCGCCGTGGAACTAGCAGGTTCCATCTCAGCACCTAAAAAGTGGAGAAATGCATTTTTCTGACCGGTTATCAATCTGTTCTCCCTCCATTCAGGTTTGGTTTCAGAACTGTCGAGCTCGTCAGAAGAAATACATCGCCCCACATTCTGCCTCCTCAACCATGATGACATCACTTGCTCCTGGTCAGCTGACACCACCTTTGATGGAGGATCTGCAATACACAACCTATATTTCCCCAGACACCCCCCTCCTTACTACACTGACTTACATGGATGGTAAGAAACATGTGTACACGTCTCTATGCTGACCAAGATTTTTACCACACAGACAATACGCCATACACAGCTAACATTATTAAAGTAAATGTGTAGTTACTGTTGCAGTGATGCAGAACTTTCTGAACTAAATTAATGGCTTCTTCATGATTTGTCTTTCTTAACTTCTATAGTCCAAACTCCAGACCCCCTTTTGCTTCAGCCACTCATATCCCATTCATTGACACAACTGTCAGTCAGCCATGCCTGAGCTACAGCCTGCCTCCTGAAAACTGAAGACGACGTCGGGctgattgggggggggggggggataaaaaGATCCTGAGTATTAAGTGACATTAACTCATAAAATGTTGAGAAAATACCAGCAACAATACCAGCAATTTAATTTTCACTGCCTAATATATTAGCAGCCCTTTAAATCAACTTATTAAAGCAATAATTTATTTTGTCCAGTCATACAGGGATTCACAGGTGAGAATGTTAAGTAGCATATGGGTATATGTAAGATGAAGCCTTTTGATATGTATGtgttgttcatttttatttgtatttaatttatttggaGGATGTGATGAGATAAGGCACTTTGTTGGAAAACGACATACAACTGAATATGAATTTGGTCCTCAGTGAGAAGCTTATTTAAGGTTGTCTTTCGAGAACAATAAAAGTGTCAGTTTGGGCACTTACAGTAGAGATGTGAATGGTTTCTGAGAAACTAACGTGCCTAACAGTCGATTGGGACCGTTCTCCATTTGCAGTGCCCAAGTCTGTCATTCTCAAAACATCCACATGTCTAATTTTGGATAAACGTTTCCTAAGATGCTTTTCAGCACAGCACAAAGTAACacaatgtgtaaatgttttcttaGATTGTGAGTACTAGATGCCACTAAAGACGCTATATGAAGTGCACACTGGGAATAAATGGACTTTCACATGTTTGAGATACTGGAAATTAAAGTTCATGGCTGCAcctcaaagcttttttttttttttgatagaaTTTACTTTGTTTCCTGGAATTGTTCTTTAGAAATGGTGTGCGTGGTGAAATGTTACTAGTATTTGTACTCCAGTATATACTTAAGTGGAACTTTTGACTTATGATCAGTCAATAAATTATGATTCATTGTTACAGCATAAACTGCCCAACAGTGTAAGTTGTTAAAATTGGTGTATTTTACAAGCTCCAGATGCAGATACACTTTTTGCATAAATAAGCTTAATATGCAAGTATTGTTTATCCTTGAGGGCTGTGTAGGGACCGGAGCCAATCCCACCCGACAACGGGCAAGAGACAGGGTAACACCTTGGGCTGGTCGTCGGCCAGTAACACAGatgacacacagaaaaccaTTCGGGGTCACAAACACCTTTTTGGCCGATTTTTGAGTCACCAGTTAGCCtgcgtgtctttggactgtggaggaggaagctggagtacacGGAGAAAACCCACACCAGCACGAGGAGAACGTGCAAACTCCACGCAAAGCTGGCCAGCAGGGTTGAAACTGGAACctttttgctgtgaggcaacgAGGCTTAACCtctgcaccactgtgctgcagcGTCTCATAAAAAGAATATTGAATATTCTCTGTTACTATCATAGAAAAGAGGCTGTCTTCATAGGCTACCTGCTATGAGCTAATAAATGTGACAGTGGAGactctggagctgcttcagtGGTTGTGGCTGGACAGTTTAAGTGTTATTGTGTCTGTATGAGCCTATTAAACAGCACCAGGTTTCCACTTATCAAAAGATGTGGTGGTACGAGTGTGGAAACACTACTTTCTCTTCTAAGAGCTACctttttagctttttgtttCGTGCTTAACCGTAATTTGCTGTTACTCTTAATTCAAAATGCTGCAGCAAGACCTAAAATGTCAACGTGGTTATGAACCGTTTCAATATTTCTGTACTACGTAGAAGTATTAAATAACAGGAAGGTGGTAGATTCAACAGGAAATGCACACATGACGCATCAATGTAAATGTGTCAGAAAGCTAATGAGTTAATTTCCATCTGCTTCTGCAAGCATTGTGTTTCATACATACAAAAACTGAGGACATGTGAAGGCAGAGTTATGGTGCTATGATAACTCATGACTGCATGACAGTTCCAGTAGTGGGTGACCCCTGACTGAGAAGACTGTTTAGTCTGTCTGGTAAAACACAGTCCACTCTGGTAGGTGCCCATGTCTCACGACTGCTGCTATAGTTGGGCTTTATGAACTGACTCAGTGGGGGAAGTCCATGTGAGACCTTAAAGATGAGGCATGCGTCTGCAACACGGCAACGGTCACTATTGGTCTTTTTCTCAGATGCAAAAGTGTCTGTAAGGGGACTCGATTGGTTTAAGATTGTTCCATCAAACTGGTCTGACTTCCCCTCAGCTCCTCCCCACCCACCTGACTGACTACACCTCTGACTCCTGTTAAACACCTAGACATGAACAATTAAATGGTTATTTTCAAAAACGACATTTTGGGGAGAACATGCCCACAGACACGGTGTGTTTACTCTACCTACAAAACAGCTTGTTGCAGATTAATGCCAGAATAGATGTGCAGGCAGGTAAGTTCTGGTTCTTGCTTACCTGcgaatacatttttatttcttcagatGGCCCCTTCAGTCACTGACCCCTGATCTGTGGCATCGTTTTAACAACTGAAGGCTTGCAGCGCTCTCTGGTGGATTTCAAGTGTAACTTAAGGAATTTAACTGGGATCTCAAAGAGCAGGGACACTTGAAGCACACTGGAGTGCATCCTTGATCTCACTATGTACGGTGCAAATTTCCTCCCATAATTATTTCACAAATTGTGCAAACTGAGCATTAAAGAAAACCAAAGGGCCAAGGTGAGCACATTTAGATGACACCCTTAATCAGGTCACAAGAATGTATCTACTCTTATACTGAAATTCCTTTTTTCGTGCTTAAACTATAaaaatttcattcatttgattaaatGAACGTCAACGAGTCAAGGGTCAGATTTGTTATGAACCTTCCAGTTTCCTTCCCTGATCATTTCATAAACTAAACTTGAACGGTGTCGACTCGAAATGTAACGCAATGACATCATctcatacttttattttgaaaaaatagaTAAGGCACTCTCCGGAAGTGGCCTGGCATTTGGCATGCGCATAATTCTACCGAGGAAGAAAGGCACCAGTGTTTAACCGACGGCGTTACATTGTAAACATTAGCAACCTGGGCGACTTCTCCGCGGCGTTGGGATGGAAATATAAGGTAAAAACCCGCCGTAAGCTCCTCTACTCACTCGTCAACACCGTCCGCACATGACCTTTCGGAAGCGTTGCCGTGAACTTAGTTAACATTAGCATTACAGTTCATAACACCCAGTCCGTGGTTTGTGACTTGGTGCTCAGACAGCCACAGATAACCACCTTAAACATGACTAGTCGTTAAACTAGTCTTTGTGTTCTTGTTAAGTTCCGTTGTCTGGTTATATCGACCACTCTACCGTCCTGCGTCTGAGTCCTGAGTTAAGAGTCGCCTGTGGCTTCCCCTCCACAGCAGCTAGCGGTAGCACATAGCGTTCCCACACATCCACGGGAAATGATCCAACTCGTTAGCTTGCTCATTGATCTCTGCGCTCACCAAAATGTGATCAGGAGGCACGCGCTCCATCGAAGTCACTCGGTTCAGCCCCAGCTATCGATAAACCTCTCAGGAACCTCATTCTTACCACACCATCGGAAGTTGCAattagctaaccagctagctgATTTCCCCCCCACCCGGATCTGTCTATCTGCCGAAACACACAGTTAGCCTTGCCTTAACTATTTGTCAGTCATGCGAAGAAACGGTCGGGTCCCAGAGGGTGACCGTGTGTTACCGTAGCATGAGTTGATGGGACTGACACGAGGGAGGTTCTGACGGAGCTGATGTTTAAAAACTAAGTGAACATCTGAGCCGAGCAACAGTATCCGTTTGGCCTTCCCTGATCTGTGATGAGGTTAATAACgttattgtggtgttatgtGCACACTGTGCTCCACCCAGCTGCTCCATTCTGTGGCAGCTCATCTCCAAATCCACTGTTAGATCCCAAATGATGGCAACAACTAATGAATGCAACAGGAAAGGAGGACACTGATTATCCCAAGCAGCTAAACTATGTATTCCACTGATAACCTCAGCTGTGAAGGTTGAATAGGAATACTGCGTTCAAATATGTAGCTGAGTGTAACTAACAAACATGCTAAGTCACCGGTGCAGTATTCACATCTGTAAAATGTGGCCTATTGtaatgcataataataataataattacctGTCTGCCAATAGATCCAACAGCGTTtccttgtgtgtttgctttacaGAAAAGTAGAAACACCACCGCATGATTAATTCAGAGTTAATGAAACTAAACACTTGTTTGACACGGTGTCAAAACGAAGCGGTGCATCATAAATGTTAGGGTTGATTCAGGATGGCTGTATTCATTCCATTAAACGGTGCAGGTGTGTCTAATAAACTGATGATTGAACACAAATGCATCAATctgatttcttttcttgctTTAGAGAAAAGGCTACGGATCCAATTGTGGACAGGggtttggcaaaaaaaaactcCCCCGAAGAAAGCAATTTGTGTGCCTCCAAATGACAACGTCgtaactgtttttgtcagcaaAGCGAGCATGCTTTCCTAAAGGAAACGTAAAAGTAGATACCAGAAGCTATAAATGCGTGACAGGGACGTGGAGAACGGGCTCTCCGGCAAACGATGCTACATTCACATGCAGTTCCTAAAACTATTCTACAGGACAGGAGagtctgatgtgttttgttgtctttgtagGTTAAACTCAAAGTGTGGGATCAGACGTAGTTCTTCAGTGCATGGACGCGAAGCCAATGCGCAGGTAGGTGTGTTATTAAAGTTTGAAGGAATGCGCGTGTGATCCGTGTGCAGGATGAATGTGTCCGTGGCTGTTGGTCCTAGACTGTCAAACAAGGGTTCAGCTTAGATTTTATGTCACCGCCATGGCGGGTTGAATGTCAGTGTAGGCTCAAATGCTTCAGAATGAGTCTTATTTAGAGATCTTGTGCATACCCCCATGACTCTTTGGCACCCTCCCTGTAATGACACCACAAAGCAGACAAATCCCTGCTACACGGTTTGCCCTTGATCAAAGCCTAGTCATTGGGGGCTCTACCCAGAATTCCCCCACAGGACCGGGTGGGTCTGACCCCAACCCTTAATTTAAGCCTGTGGCTGGCATCTGTCCTTTGACAGGTTAATGGCCCGGTTAGGTGTTAGGTGGAGGGATGATGTTGAGCAGGAGTTCTAAattgttcttttctttgtcagagaaacacacacacactaaaaataaGCTAGCACCTTCACAATAAGGGAAACCACCAAATCCAGGCCTACAACTCAACTCAAAACTAAAAATTGCACTTAGTGGATTAACTTGCACACACAGGCTTTGATGTCCTCAAAGCTACACAGGCAGGATACCAGGGGAAAGAGATGCACACTGTGATTTGTTGGGGAAATATTGTGCTCAGTTAGTATAACTCGCAGTACTTCCTGTCACAGTATTATATAAAGTAACCCCAGGAGATGAGACTCAGTCTATCTTGTATAAATTAACGCAGCGTAGCCTTTACTTGATGTTGGCAGGAAATAGTCCGACTCCTTGCCGTGAAATGAATATGTAAAATTCTGGCTTTGTGCttagaaacaacacaaaatgaaaaaggcTGCAAAGTAGCGTATAATAAGGTGTCAGAAGTTAACTATGATGTGATATCATCAGGACACTTTGTCCATGGTTGAAGACTGAAGTGAGAATACAGACAGCACTGCTGCATATGCAAAATAACATTACGGGACAGTAACATTATCTAAAGTAGGACGACCTCCAACTCTTTGCCTTTAATGTATTAACTTGTTATATGCTTGTGGTTCACTGCTTCATGCTTTTTCTTTATCTATATATACTATTTTATTATCACTGATGTCCTTTCTTCAATACACCTTACATACAAATCTAGAAATGTATTATTGGTTATTGTTAATGCAGCACTTCTGCAGAGCAGCCGCCCATATTAAAGTCCTCATCATCAGGTTACATTAGTGATGTACACGGTTCACCTTTAAGACCCACGTTCTGATGTCTTTGTTCACTATCTGTGATGTCAAAATATCACATTTCCACTCAGTCGGCGTATGTAAAGGTTAGTCATAAAAACCCAGTGCACCGCGGAGCGTCTCTCCCGCTGGGCTGCTCACAGTCCAGCACTCAGCCACACCAGACGGCAGAGGAGGAGGTCGTACCAGCGTCTGCTTCAGAAGTCATTTAAATTCACTGACCGTCAGCGTTGGGGCTGAGAGCTTCTGAGCAGCCAACAGACCGGAGTTACACTGTCTGGCGTCATGCTGCTCCCCGTTTCCATTACTCCTTTCTACTTCCATTACAGTTAGTTTTGTGGTGAGGTCATTTTGTAACTGGACTTTGTTTGTAAAGTTTACAGCCTGCCGTGCTGTTGCAGCTGCTCTTCATGTTAAAATGCGTTGAGTGCCCCTTTGATATCATCCCAGAGTTGCAGGTTTGAAGTAGTTAAAGGTCTGTTGTATTGGATTGTGTTACATTGTGTAGTGGTTTCTAATTATTTACTcattgaataaatatttaatcactAGATTTAAGTGCTTAAAGCTTAAAACTACTCAGAACTATGAAAACTGAACTATCTCCAACATGCAATGATAAGTagtaaaaatgcacaaaaaataaaaacagcatgtaATACTTTGTGGGACTGAGTTGGTTGAACTTTCAGCATCATGGGTACCCTGGTTTCAGAGTGAACATTAAATTTGTCCCGTCCATAACTATTTGGCCACATGTGTCCTGATGGCTGTGATTCTTGGCTGGTACTGGGAACATGATCTGAAGTGAACCCATGAGGCCAAAACCAAAATGATCCTGTGCCTACGGCTCTCAACATGTAGGGTGGGGGTACACTCAGTGACCTGACTGACTGGGGAGCATCAGATTACAGCGGCTATCTAGTGGCCAGTGACCAAACTATATTTGGTTCAGCTGATACCCACACACTGAGACAGTAGatcaggtgatgatgatgggggGGTTATATATTGACTCACTTAATTCTTGCCCATCtggttgatttttttaaaatttttttaggGCCACCAGCGCACGCCAAGACGCCACTGGAATGGACATCACCAGCCGCTGTACACTGGGGGACCCCAACAAGCTCCCTGAAGGGGTCCCCCAGCCTGCACGCATGCCCTATGTCTCAGACAAACACCCACGGCAGACCCTGGAggtgatcaacctgctgagaaaGCACCGTGAGCTCTGTGatgtggtgctggtggtgggtGCCAAGAAGATCTACGCCCATCGCGTTATCCTGTCCGCCTGCAGCCCCTACTTCAGGTACGGCGAGACAAACGAATGAATCCACAGGCCAGTGAAGTAACATCAGACGTGCTTTAACTGCTGCCTGTAACAACAATATCTCTTGATATCCATGTTCTCTTCAGGGCGATGTTCACTGGAGAGCTGGCAGAGAGCAGGCAGACTGAAGTGGTCATCCGCGACATTGATGAGAGAGCCATGGAGCTGCTCATCGACTTC
Protein-coding sequences here:
- the LOC139213814 gene encoding LIM/homeobox protein Lhx8-like; the protein is MSEGEGRQTEAEFTQLHGDMFGDTGSSGPEDIFEDDCYSPSSSSSPSPSSSVPTSASPQEKILCSSCGLEIVDRYLLKVNNMCWHVRCLSCSVCMTSLGRHVSCYIKDKQVFCKLDYFRRYGTRCARCGRNIHSSDWVRRARGSTFHLACFSCTSCKRQLSTGEECGLLENRVFCRPHYDIMMENMKRAKENEQPKVEEEVADKDDSSTMTRPAKRARTSFTVDQLQVMQTQFAKDNNPDAQTLQKLAERTGLSRRVIQVWFQNCRARQKKYIAPHSASSTMMTSLAPGQLTPPLMEDLQYTTYISPDTPLLTTLTYMDVQTPDPLLLQPLISHSLTQLSVSHA